A segment of the Candoia aspera isolate rCanAsp1 chromosome 8, rCanAsp1.hap2, whole genome shotgun sequence genome:
gttactggcacctggggggggggggatggttagAACGGCTTGGTGGTgggaggtcttacgtttggagccgagggttcttaatttgtatttggcgcgcttttgctcattctcagctttctctgtagttgcatactaatccttcaataaatcagatttcataaagttcacttgtgagtctggttcaattaggttaggcaaccattacagttttgATGGCTGAGCTAGGGAAGAGCCAACTCAGCCTTTCCATGAAATAGACTGTAACTATTTATACTTTGCAACAGATAGGCAGGAAGCGCCTCCAGTCTCAGAAAGCCACAACATTACAGTATCAGAGGAAAAACAACTTTATGCACAAGTAAAGCTTCAGAGGAGggggaaacagaaggaacattacATGCTGGGCAAAAAGGTATAAGGCACCAATTAAGGGAAAGCGATCACGCAGTTAAGAGCCGTTAGGAATTGAAACAGTTttgaccagtgtttttcaaacttggcaattttaagatgtgtggacttcaactcccagaattccccagtttgaaaaacactggtttagatgaaGAAGGCTATCATATAAAGGACAGAATAACACTTTAGTTTTTAGTAAAATTAGATCagaacatggaaaaataaatgcaaaatttctggcaaggaaaattagttttttaattttttttccagccctgtTGCCCCTTGAGAGAGTAACTTTAGGAGGACACCAACCAGGGTGTGGTTAGCCTAAAGATAAGGGGGAAAATCTATTATTTCAAGAGGGAGAGATTTGGGGTTAGACAAATGATAAAGAGGAGTGACCCAATATGGAATTCATTAAATTCCGAAAACACTGACTCTTGAGTTTTGTAAAAGGGAATAAagtagaaaatgaaacaaaatgaacaaaaataaaaagcctAAATCTGAAGCTGTGGGtgagctgattttaaaaaaattccagatCAAAGCTACTGCATGTCTTTAAACAATCAttctttgctttcctggtttaTCCCCTGCTTTCAAGGATGTGGGGACTCAacgtctttctttttaaattacttaCTTTTTAATTGGCTTTGTGGTTTTGTTCTGCCTTTCTAAGAACTTCCAGTGTAGGATGAATCATAAATGAAGGTGAGTTAGTAAAAGGTGGGACGGGGCAAAGCTCTTGAAAGTGATGAAATAGATAGGCGTCCCTCTACCGATAGGTAACGTGAGGCTGTAACACTGAAGGTGCCGTGAAACTTTCAGCGTCACAGTACTTTTTGGCGCGCTCagccttttctgttttctaaagTCCTCTTTTTCCCCTCATCTCTCACCAAAACTGTTCTTCTATGCTGGTTAGTGATCTGGAAGGAAGTGTGCTTGCAAATAGAGGCGGTTCCTCTCTGTCCTACTGGTCAAGCCACACCTGGAATGCCGTGTCCAGTTTTGGTCTCCAGAATGCAGGAAGGATGCCGGGGAACCAGAAAAAATGCAGAGAAGAGTGACAAAGCTGGTGACGGGCTTGAGGACTAAATcctatgaaaagaataaaaagaattgggtctgtttagcctaaagaagagaaagcgGCGGGGAGTCAGGCCTGCGGTCTTCCAGTGCTTGAAGGGGTGTCATCGGGCAAACTGTGTGGATTTATTCTTCAAAGCCCCTGAGGGTAGGCCCAGAACCGGCAGATAgcagctttacagagggagatccaaactcaaaaccaggaggaatttcctggctgtgagAGCTCTTAAGCAGAAGAGCCACCTGGACAGTGaaggctccatcactggagggctTCAAGGTTGGGCAGCCATTGGTCTGGGTTGGTCTGCTGTGGGCAGGGGATCAGAACAGAAGACCCCCAAGGTCCATTCTAGCTCCGTGATGATTCTGTGACTCTACACTTGGAAGGATGTTTTGTGGTGCGCAGGGTCCAAGAAGGCCAATGAAGTGTTGATCTTGTGGGAAAAGCCCCTCCCCTCGATACCTTCCGGGCCAGCCCCATTCTGTTCAGCCTTGTCAGTCGCCCCGATTTTGAGACTTCTGCACAGGCCACACCCCACAACACGCTGCCCCAGGAATGCGACTCTTGCACAGAAACATCCAAGGGCCCTGCTGGTCATCAGCATGGTCTTTTACTCCCTGTAGCCTGAGAGGCTTATTGGAAAGCAATGTCCTTTGATGCTGGCTGTAGGCAGATTTAATTCAACCGTCAGCTGGAAACAGATGCATCTGGCAAATAGCCCTAACTGCTAGTCCTGGTTGTAATCAGTTGATGGGCTCCAATGAGGCTTCCCCCATGAAATGGCCCCTTGAGTTATGCTGGGTTCTAGTTCCCATCGACACCGGCCCGCTTGACTGTGGATCATGGAAAGTGTAGTCCTACAATTCTGGAAGGGGCCCCAAGGAGGCGAAGCATCCCCCACTCGGCACCACATCACTGAGAGGACTCCCCCCTCTCTGCCACAGATCTGGCATTTGTGACAAAGGCTGCAGTGTGTTCCTTCTCTTCCAAGCTGTTGGCAGATTAAGGAGAATGTGGTTTAAATGAGAATATCTCTGTGAGAAGTTTGTGGCTGTCCATAAAAGGACTGTAAGCACTTCCAAGAGCAGGTGACGTTGAGGTGTGCTGTAGGGCACGTCAACGCCGTCAGATGACAGGGTGTCTGTGGTCACTGATTCAGTTGGGAAGCCAGCTTTAGGTGGAGTGAAGGTCGCACAGAGCCTCTTTAGAGCAGTTGGCTGAACTCCCAACAAGGAGAGGGTGAGTCTGCAATCCTGCTGAGCCATCAGGTCAGAAGGTCGAACTTGCTCCACAAGCAGACGCTTCTGCTCTGGGTGGCGAACTATGTTCTGAGGTAGATCTCAGAGAATTCCTGGGATTTTATAGCAATACCAGTAGACGTAAAAGCGGAACAGCTTAGCCAGGAAGGAGGGATTTATCTCCAGGACCTTCTGGAAGCCCATGCTCTCGTAGGTCCGTTGAGCAACATGTTGCACCATGGAGGTACCCAGCACAACTTCTTTATAGCCACACTCCTGGGAAAACTGGATAACAGTCTTGGTTAGGGCCTTGGAGAGCCCTTGGCCTCTATGCTCCTTCTTCACAGACATTCGCTTCAGCTCCCGGGCACTGCCCCGCAAAGACGGGTGGTCAGGATGGATGGCGGCCACAATGCCTACCACTTCCTTCCCAGCCTCCACCACCCAGAAGCAGCAGTCCTTCTGCTCCAGGTAGGTTCCCCTGATGTCTCGCATGTCTGCAGCAAGAGCATCTTGGATGTACCCTTCCCACAAGCGCTTCATATAGATCACGCCTACAGCCAAGAGAGCGGCCACAGCCACCAGGGAGATGGTAAGAGAAGCTGAGCTCATGTAGGTCCCAAGGAACACAGTCAGAAGCACCAGGTGGCTCTGAGGACTACGGAGAAGGTGCCATATTGCCACAGGAATGTGTTCCTCGAGCCCTTGAGCAAACAAGGTGCGCGCTGTGTCATAGTCTCTGTCCTCGTACTTCCGGATGCGGTACTTCCCTGCGACCAAATCACATTTCTGCTGCCCTGGAAAacagaagaggcagaggaggaacTGGGGGAGGACAAGATTCCATTTTGCTCATCATTGGGGGACCCCAAATGCCAGTTGCAGGGAAGCAACTGAAGGAGAGGGACAGGTCTCCACCTTCTGAGCACCTCAGAAGCATCCAGCTGACCACTAAGAGACAACAGCCCGACTCTTGGCCAGATTCCCCATGGCtacatttttgctttttgcattctTACGATGAACCTTAAgcccttagtaaaggtaaaggtttcccttgacattaagtccagtcgcgtctgactctagggggcggtgctcatctctgtttcaaagccgaagagccgacgtttgtccgtagacacttccgtggtcatgtggccggcatgactacatggaacgctgttacctgcccaccgaagcggtacctattaattgattcccatttgcatgttttcgaactgctaggttggcaggagctgggaccagcgacgggagctcaccccatcacgcggattcgaaccgccaaccttccgatcggcaagctcagcagctcagcggtttaacccgcagcgccaccacatccctcctGAAGCCCTTAAAGagacatatttttttctgatcccTTTAATAGCCTATCTCAAAATGTTCTGATGCTCTCCTCCCTTCAGaattaagaggtttttttttttagtaattgaGAAGTGATCAATTCTTGAGGTCAACCAAAACTTTTAAGAAAAACACCCTCTGCCGTTTTTGAAAAGTCCACACCTTAGTGGACAATgacccagtttttaaaatctcttggCACATTTTTTACTAAGACGTCGGGTTACATTTTGGTTACATGCCGTTTGCTAATTTCTGGAAGCAGAAGAGGATAAACTTTTAAgaacagaaaacagaaggaaCAGGATTCTTGGCTAATTTTTTACCAAATGAGGGTTGCCATTACTATGTGAAATCTGCAGGGCTGAGTTGCTAACAAAGATGCACCTTCCCCTTCCCATTCTTCCAAGTCTATTTGCAATCTCAAGGCTGATGGCTCTCCTCTCCTGCCATCTTATCCATTACGCATGACCAAACCCAAAGGTCTCTGGAAACAATCACAGCTGTCTGGCCCAGTGGGGAAGTTTCCTATGAATCAGGCAAAGTCGGTCTGATACCCTCCTGCAGGCAAAGCAGCTGCCTTTGGAATTGTTCTCATTCCCCAGCTACCTCAAGTGTAAAGGAGAAGCCGCTGGCCTCCTTTTTCTGCATTACATACTTGAAGCCAACGGAGACCTTTGAAGTTAGTTTGTACTCAGGAATGGTCAGTGCTGGCAGAAAAACATGTAGCGGTCCCAATTTCTGGCTTGCAGATGTGCGTAGGTACCCACCCATCCTGAGTCACTTACCTGCTGCCAGGTGTCCAGGCCCTGGCCTCTTCTGAGCCCCCTCTACGCCTGCAGCCATGCTCTCAAAAGCAGCTGTGGTTCAGGCTGGACAGACGCCGAGCAGCTGCTCTGTTCGCTTCCTGCAGCAGGAACAGCCAACCAGGAAGCAGCAAGTTCAGGGAAGAGCCAAGAGTGGAAGAGGAACTTAGCTGCAAAACCCTTCTGGAACAGGGCTAGCTCCCTTCCCGCTTCAGAACCATTATTTCCTCGTTGCCCGCTCAAGCCAACTTCCTCTGGTGTTGTCCAGCTCTAACACACCCTTTAGTCAGGACTGTGTTAAAAGAGTCTTCAAGCTTTCTTCCTCTTTGCAGGAtcctgagagggaaaaaaaaaaagtaatcgtATATTTACCCTACGTTTTATTAAATCCTCCAAAATAGGACTAAATGTATAGCAAAACCTGGACTGGAGCTGCAGGATTTAAATCAGAGAGCTTGTTAAATTAAACCAAATCTTACAAGGCTTGTTCTGTGCCGAGTAACACTTCTTTCTGGGCTGTCACTCAGACAAAGCATTTTATACCTGACTCCCTGAAATGTCTGTTGAATGCCTGACCTTTTCTCTAAATTGTGATTCAGATGATAAACCcatcaaaattcaggcacagagctattccccccgcccccctgctGTTGCTAGGCTGAGCCAGAAGACAAACAGGCAAAGTCCACAGATCCCTGGAATTTTACGGCCAGGCAATAAAATAAGCGTTAATTCTTTCAAAATGAGAAAAAGTGTTTCAAGATTTGAAATCTCTGCCAGAGGTGGAGACGGCCACTGCAGCCACAAAGTCCAGCTGCTACTAAGTGCAGGAAGCCAAATACATCAGGATGGAGTAGACAGCCCACCTTCCCCACAGCTTTCAGGGAGCAAGATGTGCAGACATTACCTTGTATCGTGCCTCTGCGTACGGCATTTCCTGAGCTGAGATTTTACATAGGATATGCATGAGTATATTTGTGTATCTCATGTGTATTTTACGTAAGTCAAACCTTGTTTATGAAAGCATGAACTGATGTAGCATCTGTACGCCTGACAGTTTAAGAAAAGGTGCACCGTATACCGTATTCCCTTCTGATATTCCTGCAACACTGTTGAGGGCTAAGACCTGGATAGTGTCGTAAAACTTGCGCACCgtccatagcagtgtttctcaaccttggcaaattctgggagttgcaagctgccaaggttgagaaacactggtctacggTTGTCTAAAGTGCAAAGGCCCATGGGTTCAATGACtgaacacacacaccccgcccccGAGTAAGTTCTGGTGGATGATTCCCAGTAAGGATGAATCTGGGTCCTCCCTCCCTTGTTATTCTCATTAATTATTAGGATGAAGAGGTGGGGAGGATGTTAATCAGATTTAATACAACATTGGGTGGAACAGCAAAGACCTTAGAACGGTCCTGGTAGGTTGGAGAAATGGACTGAAAGCCACCGAGTGAAATTTAACAGCGAGAAGGGCAAAGCTCACCATGCCAAAAACACCCAACCGAACCGAACTACTGTTAGAAAGAGGTCACTTTCACCTtcatattcaatccacattcgtTCATTGCCCCCTCTTTTTGATTTACCACACATATTTCTTAAATAACCTATTCCTGCTGCATTCAACATTTATGTTTTCCTGGACATACCCAACTCTTAGAATAAAGTGGGCAGAGgcatagtttattttttttttattgtgcataACTTTATTAAGGGTTTTGAtgacaatagtaaaaactaatacaaaccaaactcaaaggagaaaagaatagtacgaaagaataaaaagtgcaagaaaaaaaaagagatgaaagcATATGttggagaaaagagaaatatatcaagaagtgatttccaaccttcatcacaacaagtatagacaaacTTAGTCACTCTTCACTAAATACAAACAgaaatatctgtttgtaaccCCTGTGAGGTTACGAAGAGATCTCTCTCCATCCCATAGCCCATCCTTTATCTATAAGTAAATCCATAAAATaacaacttttcaatcctggtatcagcaaaaagtccataaagggttgccagaactttgcaaatacTTGTAAATGTCTTatgttaaccttgatcaaataaactgaccttatattctttccttttacttgcaATAGCCTTAACCTTTAGTTCACTGAAATATTGTCGTAGGGGTTCATTTTTTCTCAATGCTTCTTTATCTCATCACAGACTTCTTCTAACAACCCTCTTCTGCAGatccagtaagaaaacattttccaggtcattctcttggtttgtcatttggatttcccctttaatttttaaaacttcagccagtttcttttgaatAGCCAATGAAGTGTCCTTTCCCAaaccattctcttggcctgtcatttgtagttccactcttggtactctgtcttgtcagacaaaatttgctccgCATCTGTCATTTCCTCGTTAACATCTTTTGGCCATAACCTATCCATAGAATTAGGCATCATTACTgccactgttgatattgtagctaccaATTTCTGGCTctgttcttcaaagatctcctttaatatttccagtgttacaaTGTTTTGTGTAATTTGTAAGTCCCACTTCACTGGCACCAAAAGTTGGCctgtattttttcccccctccaactTAGAATCTTTCATCCCCCCTAGTGtcaagtttctaaaatcataaagtctgTTATGAACCAATAGCTAAAATAACTCTGGTTCCCATGAgaacctatttattttttatagttaatcccaaaatcttatagtaaaagtcaaaaTTCCGAATTTGACTGGACCCTtactccatttgtaactttcctagatcaaaatcttagatttttgctgtttatttcaaattctttaagttcttaagcttgtaattctTCTTTTGTTTAGAGTTGAAGATTAACTCAGCCCACGAAGACTTTTTAAACTTGTCGTTCCAAAGATCTTCAATAGTTTAAGAGGGTTAATAAGCGATTTCCGAAAGTGAtggaaagtgaggtttgcgaactcAGTGTCGTTGAAATGGCTCCGCTGTGGTTGTGCGTaagatggctgatcctgtcatctcctggtgctcaagcccatggaaaactgctgtcctgcagccTCCACAcaagaagcagccatctggagcacaagtgggcaatctcttgtcctctccttatctggagaggttccaaggaactggtctattTGTCAGTTTCTTGGTTTTTGCTgcggtcattggctccactttcagTTTGCCATACATCCCCCGGAAGTCTCTCAGCTGGGCTTTCTGACCTTCCTTGGTCCTCCTGCCATTTACAGCTGTCAGGCGGGGACACTTCTGGTTCTGCGTTGTCAGCTTCTCCACACCCTTCCATTCTCTCGGACACTCTGCTGCTATACTCAAAATGTTActgtccttttggcttttccAGAACCACACATCCCTTACCATACTTCCACCCACATATACACCTTTTCCTGACTGACTCCTCGAGGCCCCATTGAATAGGTGGGGAGGAGGAACACGGGCCAGCCTGCAGCAGCTTCAAAGAGCAAGCAAGGTCCTCTGCCCAGGGTGGTGGAGGAGCCAAATGGGCATCTGGGGAAGACACAAAATTGAAGGAATAATTCTATCATACTAGCTTGATGTCTCCCATGAACACAAGAGTTCTGTGTGGTGAACTGGGCTGAGAGTGGTTGGTGAAAGATCACTCATGAAGTCTATGGTCGAGCTCAGGCTTTGACCTGGTCTCTCTGGTCCCAGTCTAATACCTTAGCTACTATGCCACCTTGGCAGAGGACTCCTTGTCTTCTCCGTAGGGCATCTATGCAGTTGGCATATGTGGGCCTAAACTTATTTGtgttatttattccatttactgTATAGCCCATCTTTTGTTCAGGATGTCAAGGCGGGTCTCCCGCATTTTAGCTGCACAGCAGCAAAACCAtagagtaggttgggctgagacagagtttCCATGGTGGAAGCGTGCTGGGACCTGGTCACCACTGCACCACACCGGTTCTCCCCAGATATTACCTCCAGAAGTTCTCAGAGAATGTGGCTACGctatattgttatttttgcagCTTAACAAAGCTACAGCAGGGAATAAATACAGTCATAAATCATGTCCACTCACTATTGTCCTTGATCATCAAGCTGTAAACCATTCTTTAGCCTTGTGTCAAAGATGCAGGGGTCTGGCAGTAGCgcgttgagagccagtttggtctagtggttaaggttctcagctagcaaccaggaggctgtgagttctagtcctgcctgcggcatgaaagccggctgggtgaccctgggccagtccctctctctcagcccaactcggtgcaatgtagactagcctcctcgtggtgcaccccgggcagcatgacttgtcacggctaaatagtctacacatctggctgctggacctcacaaggatgtcccagcaagaagcagcagcatgaactctgaactgctatgccatataattaaaaaaaagaaagtagcaGTGTTCAAGTCTATCAGAGATCAAGCAATCTACCTCTGGCATGAAGGTCCAAGGAGTACTGGTCAGTGACCTGGGAATTCACATCAGTAGTTACCAGATGTATAGATTTAAGGTAAGGCTCTCACTGAAGTTCTTCCATTAAAGATGCCGGTTTTAAGGCGGCCTTAAGGACCAGGCTTTCTGCATTCCCCATCCAGATGCCACTGAAGCTAAGGGACCTTATTTTTACTGGGCTCAatttctggaagcttcagctctCATAGCTGTCATCGGGAGTTTCTCTCCTGGCAGCCATTCCTCCCCCTGGACAACTTCCGGCGCTCTGCCCACAGCTGCCAGCTTTTGTGGGTGCTGATCTTCCTGCTGCAGATCAAAATCCTCTGCATAGGACTAGCAAGGCCCACGTCTAGGCTGCCCGTGTTTCTATTGGGGCCTGGTTCTTTGGCATCTGAATGGCCAGTTCACCAGCTTGGTTCTCTTCTGAGGGAGAATGCCGTCGGTGTCTACCCAGGCCTCGACAGGGTACTCAGGGTGAGCTGGGAAAAAGGATGTTCCTTGCTAAGAAGACTCTGCTGCAAAATGCAACAAAGAATTAAATGGAAAAGAACATTCCCCCCATCCCTAGTTGTCTACCTAAAATGGGGTGAGTGTTTCACTATTTTGGGGTGAGGCATTTCCATTCAATCCTAAACAGCAGGGAGGTTTTATagcagttaagatgttggactaggacctgggagatcaaatccaccctcagccatggaaacccaCTGGGTGCCTTTGGATCAGTCCCTTTGGATCAGTcaacctctctcagcccaatctacctcacaggttgTCACTGTAGGGAAAATGCAGAGaggcacgtgtgtgtgtgtgtgtataaccttgagcttctggaaggAAAGCAGCATTGCAACCTCATCAATCAGTCCTATGCCTCTCTGGAAACCTTTGTGCCTACAGAAGACTGCTCCTCTCCAAAGAACCAGGCTGGAAGAAGCCGTGTGTGTTATTAGCTCAGAAACTTAGCACCTGCTTAGCTTGTGGAAGGGCTCAGCTCGAATCCAAGTAAAACTGCCATACCAGGAaagacattacaggtagtccttggttaacgaccacttgttcagcgacccaTCAAAGTCCTCAAAGTCCCAGCTGtcgcaccacccctgcagtcatgggatcacgatccaggcacttggcaactggctaaTGTTATGACCTCAGGATAAAAAGACCCCTCTACAGGTTCATCTGTgtaattttttaatctttacccCACTCTTTCTTCCCGCTATTCTTGTTCACAAAGGGGTGCA
Coding sequences within it:
- the LOC134501946 gene encoding N-acetyltransferase family 8 member 3-like, yielding MAAGVEGAQKRPGPGHLAAGQQKCDLVAGKYRIRKYEDRDYDTARTLFAQGLEEHIPVAIWHLLRSPQSHLVLLTVFLGTYMSSASLTISLVAVAALLAVGVIYMKRLWEGYIQDALAADMRDIRGTYLEQKDCCFWVVEAGKEVVGIVAAIHPDHPSLRGSARELKRMSVKKEHRGQGLSKALTKTVIQFSQECGYKEVVLGTSMVQHVAQRTYESMGFQKVLEINPSFLAKLFRFYVYWYCYKIPGIL